Proteins co-encoded in one uncultured Draconibacterium sp. genomic window:
- a CDS encoding glycosyltransferase family 39 protein, translating into MIAIRNKNNQTPIAGKHKTRYATVALFILLFVAYFQLFYKLDKLPLRIWDEGKNAVSAYEMNTNGNYLVRYYEEQPDDWGFKPPFLTWNQVISMKVFGINEFAIRFPSALYALFTVILIFYFLYHEFKNPFIGLLAALILLTSFGYLGHHVARTGDHDSILVFFLTAQLIFFYKYADSNKNIYLILFTLALILASFTKGVAGLFFLPGITVYLVFSSKLKNVLSNRNVYLCILAFLISVGGYYSLREIADPGYLKAVWENELVPRYTNTASNYTYEHTSDYLFYLRNLWNKRFAPWIYILPLGVVLLLSSKNAKVKSLFLYILVVGISFLVIISGGSKGTWYDAPLFPVLAILLALSFFQLYSSTKNITHKKNIAIITTLLIFAPLLFISGQKTKRLTFEIEEKSWNHETQGINYYLRDNSEELSALRELGIAYNGYHSHIRFYANIASDNGTKTNFVNYKKIDAPSVVIASQKEIQEFIEENYIFTKNKKDFGTYIYNIEAKKPNE; encoded by the coding sequence ATGATAGCGATCAGAAACAAAAACAATCAAACACCTATTGCAGGCAAACATAAAACTAGATATGCAACAGTTGCTCTTTTTATTCTTCTATTTGTCGCTTATTTCCAGCTATTCTATAAGCTCGACAAATTACCTCTACGAATTTGGGACGAAGGGAAGAATGCTGTTAGCGCTTATGAAATGAATACGAATGGTAATTATTTGGTTCGCTATTACGAAGAACAGCCGGATGATTGGGGGTTTAAACCTCCGTTTCTTACCTGGAATCAGGTAATTTCGATGAAAGTTTTTGGGATCAACGAATTTGCCATACGTTTTCCATCTGCATTGTATGCTCTGTTTACTGTAATACTGATCTTTTATTTTTTGTACCATGAGTTTAAAAACCCTTTTATTGGCCTACTCGCTGCACTGATACTTTTAACTTCCTTCGGATACCTCGGTCATCATGTTGCCAGAACCGGCGACCATGATTCAATTCTGGTATTCTTTCTAACTGCGCAATTAATATTCTTTTATAAATATGCAGATAGCAACAAAAATATATATCTGATTCTGTTTACATTAGCCCTCATTCTTGCCTCATTTACAAAAGGAGTTGCCGGATTGTTCTTTCTTCCCGGAATAACAGTTTACCTCGTATTTAGCTCCAAGTTAAAAAATGTACTATCTAACAGAAACGTTTATTTATGCATTCTTGCATTTCTGATATCCGTTGGAGGCTATTACTCTTTACGGGAAATAGCTGATCCCGGGTATTTAAAAGCTGTGTGGGAAAACGAACTTGTTCCGCGATATACCAATACTGCCAGTAATTACACGTATGAACATACCTCTGACTATCTGTTCTATCTTCGAAATCTGTGGAACAAACGTTTTGCTCCCTGGATATACATACTCCCACTGGGAGTAGTACTTCTTTTATCATCAAAAAATGCAAAAGTTAAATCGCTGTTTTTGTATATATTAGTTGTAGGGATTTCATTTCTGGTTATCATTTCGGGAGGAAGTAAAGGAACCTGGTACGATGCACCGCTATTCCCTGTACTTGCAATATTACTCGCTTTAAGTTTCTTTCAGCTATATAGCTCCACCAAAAACATAACTCATAAAAAAAACATCGCAATTATTACTACGTTATTGATATTCGCTCCACTATTGTTCATTTCCGGTCAAAAAACAAAAAGACTAACGTTTGAAATCGAAGAAAAATCGTGGAATCATGAAACGCAGGGTATTAACTATTATTTGAGAGACAACTCGGAGGAACTTTCAGCATTGAGAGAATTAGGTATTGCTTATAATGGCTACCACTCGCATATAAGATTTTACGCGAATATTGCATCTGATAATGGAACTAAAACCAATTTTGTAAATTATAAAAAAATAGATGCTCCATCGGTTGTAATAGCCTCTCAAAAAGAAATACAGGAATTCATTGAAGAAAATTATATTTTCACAAAAAATAAAAAAGATTTTGGAACATATATTTACAATATTGAAGCAAAAAAGCCAAACGAGTAA
- a CDS encoding glycosyltransferase family 2 protein has protein sequence MINNKKVVVVLPAYNAAKTLEITYNEIDFNIVDDVILVDDVSNDNTVEVGKKLGIQHIVVHEQNKGYGGNQKSCYNKALQIGADIVIMLHPDYQYTPKLIPAMANLIGNELYHVVLGSRILGTGALKGGMPLIKYIANRLLTFIENILLNAKLSEYHTGYRAFSREILETINYNANSDNFVFDNQMLAQAWYAGYEIAEITCPTKYFADASSISIKNSTIYGIGVLKTSFLFRLQRWRLINSKIFNDTSHLRKHINKESNLL, from the coding sequence ATGATCAACAACAAAAAAGTGGTGGTAGTGCTTCCGGCATACAATGCTGCCAAAACGCTTGAAATTACTTATAACGAAATCGATTTCAATATTGTAGATGACGTAATTCTGGTAGATGACGTAAGTAACGACAACACCGTTGAAGTTGGTAAAAAACTCGGGATTCAACACATTGTGGTTCATGAGCAAAACAAAGGTTACGGCGGAAACCAGAAATCGTGCTACAACAAAGCTCTGCAAATTGGAGCCGATATTGTTATAATGCTTCACCCGGATTATCAGTACACCCCAAAGCTTATTCCGGCTATGGCCAATTTGATTGGGAATGAATTATACCATGTAGTTTTGGGGTCAAGGATTTTAGGAACAGGAGCCCTAAAAGGCGGCATGCCTTTGATAAAATACATTGCTAACCGCTTACTTACTTTTATTGAGAATATTCTTCTCAACGCAAAACTTTCAGAGTATCACACCGGTTACCGGGCATTTTCGCGCGAAATACTGGAAACAATAAACTACAATGCCAATTCCGATAATTTTGTATTCGATAACCAAATGCTGGCCCAGGCCTGGTATGCCGGTTACGAAATTGCTGAAATCACCTGCCCTACGAAATATTTCGCTGATGCTTCATCAATCAGCATTAAAAACAGTACAATTTATGGCATTGGTGTTTTAAAAACCTCCTTTCTGTTTCGATTACAGAGATGGAGACTTATAAATAGTAAAATATTCAATGATACTTCTCATTTGAGAAAACACATTAACAAAGAAAGCAACCTGCTATAG
- the cydB gene encoding cytochrome d ubiquinol oxidase subunit II, with the protein MFENLSLLALQEYWWVLVSILAAMFVFLTFVQGGQTLIYQIGKTEDEKTMLLNTLGRKWEFTFTTLVTFGGAFFASFPLFYSTSFGGAYWVWLAILIAFVIQAVSYEYRKKPSNFLGQKTFEIFLVINGVLGTLLVGTAVGTFFNGAEFSLNNMNQVDWQTPFRGLEAVLTFHNVALGLTVLFLSRVLGNLYFIFTIDNKTIVERARKTLMLCSIPFLVFFLYFVIALLLKQGYAVNPETGEVFMEKYKYLHNVIEMPVNTLILLLGVVGVLWGIISTVFMKSNKGFWFAGTGTVLVVFALFLLAGFNNTAFYPSNFDLQSSLTIQNASSSKFTLVAMSYVSLLIPFVLAYITYFWRAMNRKKITDDEMKSESHVY; encoded by the coding sequence ATGTTTGAAAATTTATCGCTATTAGCTTTACAAGAATATTGGTGGGTACTGGTATCCATTCTTGCAGCAATGTTTGTATTCCTCACTTTTGTGCAGGGCGGACAAACATTGATCTATCAAATCGGGAAAACCGAGGATGAAAAAACAATGCTACTAAATACGCTTGGCCGCAAATGGGAGTTTACTTTTACAACATTAGTAACTTTCGGGGGGGCCTTTTTTGCCTCATTCCCCTTATTTTACTCAACAAGTTTTGGAGGGGCCTACTGGGTATGGCTGGCCATTTTAATTGCTTTTGTAATACAAGCCGTTTCATACGAATACCGAAAAAAGCCATCCAACTTTTTGGGTCAAAAAACCTTCGAGATATTTCTGGTAATAAACGGCGTACTTGGCACTTTGCTAGTTGGCACTGCTGTTGGAACATTTTTTAACGGAGCTGAATTTTCGTTAAATAATATGAATCAGGTTGACTGGCAAACTCCTTTCCGTGGCCTGGAAGCCGTACTAACTTTTCACAATGTGGCACTAGGATTAACGGTTCTGTTTTTATCGCGCGTTTTAGGAAACCTGTATTTTATTTTCACCATCGATAACAAAACGATTGTTGAACGCGCACGAAAAACGTTAATGCTTTGTAGCATTCCTTTTTTGGTGTTCTTCCTGTATTTTGTTATTGCGCTACTACTGAAACAAGGTTATGCTGTAAATCCCGAAACCGGCGAGGTTTTTATGGAAAAATATAAATACCTGCACAATGTTATTGAAATGCCGGTGAATACCTTAATTCTTTTGCTTGGCGTTGTTGGTGTTTTGTGGGGCATTATTTCTACCGTGTTTATGAAAAGTAACAAAGGTTTTTGGTTTGCCGGAACAGGAACCGTGCTGGTTGTATTCGCGCTATTTCTTTTGGCCGGATTTAACAACACAGCTTTTTACCCTTCGAACTTCGATTTACAATCGTCGCTAACTATACAAAATGCATCGTCGAGTAAATTTACGCTGGTGGCAATGAGCTATGTTTCTCTGCTTATTCCGTTCGTGTTGGCCTACATCACTTATTTCTGGCGGGCTATGAACCGGAAGAAAATTACAGACGATGAAATGAAATCGGAATCGCATGTTTATTAA
- a CDS encoding cytochrome ubiquinol oxidase subunit I: MNEIGVAGEALVNWSRAQFALTAMYHWLFVPLTLGITFILAFMETIYVKTGNEEWKKITKFWMTLFGINFAIGVATGIILEFEFGTNWSNYSWFVGDIFGAPLAIEGIFAFFMESTFIAIMFFGWNKVGKKTHLLATWLTAIGANLSALWILVANGWMQKPVGMTFNPETARNEMNNFWDVLFSPMAIDKWLHATSSGFVLAAIFVIGVSAWYLLKKREVKLAKKSMLVAAIFGLLSSMYVVWTGDNSARTIANEQPMKFAALEGLYNGSEGAGLIALGMFSTSENDPENQNLKDMTIKLEIPNILSYMAFLDWDAFVPGINDLIDGNEKYGVMSATEKIERGKVAIAKLNEFKTAKKEGNTAVAETLKTELTSDNFQKNYFKYFGYGYFKDVNELVPNVPLTFYSFHTMVGLGFAFVLGFILILWFTLRNKIAEKKWLLRLSLIAIPLAYIASQAGWIVAEVGRQPWVVQDMMPTMAAVTRISSGSVQVTFWLFAVLFTILMIAEVKIMLRQIKIGPNH; the protein is encoded by the coding sequence ATGAATGAAATTGGAGTTGCTGGTGAAGCATTAGTTAATTGGTCGAGGGCACAATTTGCCTTAACAGCCATGTATCACTGGTTGTTTGTTCCGCTCACACTGGGCATTACGTTTATTTTGGCTTTCATGGAAACCATTTACGTAAAAACCGGAAATGAAGAGTGGAAAAAAATAACCAAGTTTTGGATGACACTTTTTGGGATAAATTTTGCCATTGGTGTCGCAACAGGTATTATTCTTGAGTTTGAGTTTGGAACCAACTGGTCGAACTACTCGTGGTTTGTTGGCGATATTTTTGGTGCGCCACTAGCCATTGAAGGAATTTTTGCCTTTTTTATGGAGTCGACCTTTATTGCCATCATGTTTTTTGGGTGGAATAAAGTGGGCAAAAAAACACACCTGCTGGCAACCTGGTTAACAGCCATCGGAGCCAACCTTTCGGCTCTCTGGATTTTGGTGGCCAACGGCTGGATGCAAAAACCGGTAGGTATGACATTTAACCCGGAAACAGCACGTAACGAAATGAACAATTTTTGGGATGTACTCTTTTCTCCCATGGCAATCGACAAGTGGCTACACGCAACCTCATCGGGATTTGTGCTGGCTGCCATTTTTGTAATCGGAGTTTCAGCATGGTATTTGCTAAAAAAACGAGAAGTTAAATTAGCAAAAAAAAGTATGTTGGTTGCCGCTATTTTTGGCTTACTATCGTCGATGTATGTGGTTTGGACCGGAGACAATTCGGCACGAACCATTGCAAACGAACAACCCATGAAATTTGCAGCACTTGAAGGTTTATACAACGGAAGCGAAGGTGCAGGATTGATTGCACTCGGGATGTTTTCAACCTCGGAAAATGATCCGGAGAATCAGAATCTGAAAGACATGACCATAAAGCTGGAGATACCGAACATACTGTCGTACATGGCATTTTTAGATTGGGATGCTTTTGTTCCCGGCATTAACGACCTTATTGATGGGAATGAAAAATACGGTGTTATGTCGGCCACCGAAAAGATTGAACGGGGGAAAGTAGCCATCGCCAAACTCAACGAGTTTAAAACGGCGAAAAAAGAAGGCAACACCGCTGTTGCAGAAACGCTGAAAACAGAATTGACAAGTGACAACTTTCAAAAAAATTACTTTAAGTATTTTGGATACGGCTATTTTAAAGATGTGAACGAACTGGTGCCTAATGTTCCTCTAACTTTTTACAGTTTCCACACTATGGTTGGTTTGGGCTTTGCATTTGTTTTAGGCTTTATACTGATTTTGTGGTTTACATTAAGAAACAAAATTGCCGAAAAGAAATGGCTACTGAGGCTTTCGTTAATCGCTATTCCGCTGGCATACATCGCAAGTCAGGCGGGCTGGATAGTTGCTGAAGTTGGTCGTCAGCCCTGGGTAGTGCAAGATATGATGCCCACAATGGCTGCCGTAACACGCATAAGTTCAGGATCGGTACAAGTCACATTTTGGTTGTTCGCAGTGCTGTTCACCATACTTATGATTGCCGAAGTAAAAATTATGTTGCGACAAATTAAAATTGGTCCGAATCACTAA
- a CDS encoding DUF4492 domain-containing protein, whose product MKNKKNIFIRILQFYISGFKNLNNWGKQVWIIILIKLFIMFAILRIFFFPDFLKTNFKTDEARTEHVLEILTDTK is encoded by the coding sequence GTGAAGAACAAAAAAAACATATTCATCAGGATCTTACAATTCTATATCAGCGGATTTAAAAACCTAAACAACTGGGGCAAACAGGTTTGGATTATCATTCTGATAAAACTTTTTATCATGTTTGCGATTCTGAGAATATTCTTTTTTCCCGATTTTCTGAAAACAAATTTTAAAACCGATGAAGCACGAACTGAACATGTATTAGAAATTTTAACGGATACAAAATAA